AATCCCGGTGTCGTCGTCGCCGCGTACGAGCCGGTCGTGGGGAACCAGTGCAGCACGTACCCCAGGAAGAACAGCAGCAGCAGCGCGGTCCAGAAGTAGGGGAAGGTGCTCAGGAACGATCCGGTCAGCGTCGGCAGGGTGTCGAGCCAGGTTCCCCGGCGCCAGGCGGCCGCCACTCCGATCAGGGTGCCGATCACGAACGCGAGCACCGTGACGATGCCCACCAGACCGATCGTGTACGGCAGTGCGGTCGAGACCATGCTGGCCACCGACTGCGGGTAGAACGTGTACGAGACACCGAAGTCCAGCCGGGCGACCTGACCGAGGTAGGTGACGTACTGGTCCCAGATGGATCCGGTCGGCACGCCCAGCTGCGCCTCGATCGCCGCCCGCGTCGCGTCGGAGACCGGACCGTTCTGCGAGAGCTTGGCGATCGCGGCATCCGCCGGTGAGCCGGGCATGAGCCGCGGGAGGAAGAAGTTCAGAGTGACGGCGGCCCACAGGGTGAGCACGAACAGGCCGAGCTTCTGCAGCAGATACTTCATCGGTCATCGCCCTTCACTCGCTCGAGCTTGGTGAAGATCATCAACGGTGCCGAGTCGTAGTTCTGCGGGATCATGTACGGGTCATCCGCGGTGGGCCAGCCGGTGAACTTGGCATCGTTGAAGAGCCCCCAGATGCCGCCGTAGTACAGCCCGATCACGGGCAGGTCGTCGTAGACGATGCCCTGCAGCTCCTGGACGATCTCGCCCTGCCGGGCGGGGTCCACGGTCTCGCGGTATTCGGCCAGCAGCGCATCGGCCTCATCCGATCGGTAGCGCTCGAAGTTGTTGGCCGTCGCCTCGCCGGACGGCACGTAGAACTCACTCGAGAGCAGGTTGTTGTAGGCCTGGTAGACGTCGCCGTTGCCCATGCCGCCGATCGCCATCTCGAAGTCGCCGTTGCTGATCGCGCTCTGGTACCCCGCCGGCTGCGGGAGCTTGAGTGTGACCTTCACGCCGACCTTCGCGAGCTGGCTCTGCACGGTCTGGGCCGCGCGGGTCCAGTCGGTGAAGCCGTTCGCCGTGGTGAGCGCGAATTCCAGCTGCTCGCCGTCCTCCCCCACCAGCCGATCGCCGTCGAGTGTGTAGCCCGCCTCGGCGAAGGCCGCGAGCGCGGCATCCGCGTCCTGGGTGATCATGCCCTCGTCGGGGATGGACGGATCGAGGTACTCCTCCTGGTTGGGCAGGATGAGTCCGGTCTGTCCGGCCGGCTGCATGTACCCCTCGGAGGCCGTCTCGGCGATCTCCTCGCGGTCGAGGGCGAGGGCGATGCCGCGGCGCACGTTGACGTCGTCGAACGGGGCGACCTCGAGGTTCGGCATCAGGGCGATGACGCCGCCCGGCGGGAACCACCAGGCGTTGTGCTCGCTGGCCGCGCCCCACGTGCCCTCCACGTCGGAGATGAACGCATAGGCCCAGTCGTACCCGCGGCTGACCGTGTCGAGCTGCGAGTTCGTCGCCGGCAGGATGATGTGCTCGATCTCGATCGAGTCGGCCTGCCAGTAGTCGGGGTTCTTGTCCATGGAGTACTGCTGGTCGTTGTAGTTGCCGAGCACGAAGGGCCCGGTTCCGACCGGCTTCTCGTTGCGGAAGGTGCCTGGGTCCTTCACGTCGGCCCAGAGGTGCTCGGGAACGATCATCGTCAGTCCCAGGATCGAGAGCGAAGGGGCGTCCTCGCTCTGCAGATGCAGGATCACGTCGTCGCCATCGGTCTCGACGCTCGCCAGATGCTGCCAGGCGCCCTTGATGTCGAGCGAGGGGTTGTCCTTCAACAACTGGAAGGTGAATGCGACGTCATCCGGTGTCAGGTCCTCGCCGTCGCTCCACTGCACGTCGTCGCGGATCGTCATCACGATCGTGCGGGCGTCGGGTTGCGACCACTCGGTCGCAAGCCACGGGTTGAGCGTGCCGTCGAGCGGGTTGACCAGGATCAGCGGTTCGTAGATCCACCGCGACGCGGTGCGGGTGTTCGTCAGGTACGGATTGAAGTTCCGCGTGAAGAACGGATTCCCGTGGTCGGCGTTGATGAGCATCGTGTCGTCGCCGATCGAGGGATCGGGCTGCGATGTGATCTGGATGCTGCATCCGCTGAGCACCACGGCCGCGGCCGCCAACCCCACGATCGCGGCTCTGCGCCAGCGTCGGAGCATGTGCGTCTTCGCCACCCTGCCACCTCATGTCATCTCTGTCATGGAGGGCGTCACGTGATCGGGACACCCTGCGGACCATGCCGCATGAGCGAGTGTAAGCGCATACATTTCTGCCTTGCAACCCCTTGACAAGGCGGCGGTCGGCGCGATTCCCTTGCCCTCACTGGCGTGGGAACGGTGCCACAGCCCCGCTAATCCTGTCGCTGCGAGCTCTCTCGGAGCAGGATCTGCAGGGGCAGATGCACCACCAGCGGTTCGGCATCCGGACGCTCCAGACGACGGGCGAGCACCTGCACGGCGGCGCGCCCGAGGTCGATCATGGGCTGACGGATCGTCGTCAGAGGGGGCAGCGAAAGCGCAGCAG
The sequence above is drawn from the Candidatus Microbacterium colombiense genome and encodes:
- a CDS encoding ABC transporter permease translates to MKYLLQKLGLFVLTLWAAVTLNFFLPRLMPGSPADAAIAKLSQNGPVSDATRAAIEAQLGVPTGSIWDQYVTYLGQVARLDFGVSYTFYPQSVASMVSTALPYTIGLVGIVTVLAFVIGTLIGVAAAWRRGTWLDTLPTLTGSFLSTFPYFWTALLLLFFLGYVLHWFPTTGSYAATTTPGFTGDFIADIARHAVLPALTILLTSLGGWIIGMRNAMINTLGQDYVTFAEANGLRGRTIALRYAARNAILPNLTGFGLTLGGVVGGSILVEQVFGYPGIGYLLFNAVIGQDYPLMQALFLMITVSVLIANFLVDILYGVLDPRTRR
- a CDS encoding ABC transporter substrate-binding protein, coding for MAKTHMLRRWRRAAIVGLAAAAVVLSGCSIQITSQPDPSIGDDTMLINADHGNPFFTRNFNPYLTNTRTASRWIYEPLILVNPLDGTLNPWLATEWSQPDARTIVMTIRDDVQWSDGEDLTPDDVAFTFQLLKDNPSLDIKGAWQHLASVETDGDDVILHLQSEDAPSLSILGLTMIVPEHLWADVKDPGTFRNEKPVGTGPFVLGNYNDQQYSMDKNPDYWQADSIEIEHIILPATNSQLDTVSRGYDWAYAFISDVEGTWGAASEHNAWWFPPGGVIALMPNLEVAPFDDVNVRRGIALALDREEIAETASEGYMQPAGQTGLILPNQEEYLDPSIPDEGMITQDADAALAAFAEAGYTLDGDRLVGEDGEQLEFALTTANGFTDWTRAAQTVQSQLAKVGVKVTLKLPQPAGYQSAISNGDFEMAIGGMGNGDVYQAYNNLLSSEFYVPSGEATANNFERYRSDEADALLAEYRETVDPARQGEIVQELQGIVYDDLPVIGLYYGGIWGLFNDAKFTGWPTADDPYMIPQNYDSAPLMIFTKLERVKGDDR